In Blastopirellula sediminis, the following proteins share a genomic window:
- a CDS encoding ATP synthase F0 subunit B — MRSPISKLLLVAVLAVVSASYCVAQEDKEKEPTPMENPIEKVEETINKGIENMEEAGEKAEHDAHAAAEHHADHGENPNDLSHNDAAPGIRNPEELTLDLATFNFFIFLGLAALLTIFAWKPIVAALDSREAAMDGKLAEAQKMFAAAETKLAEYNQKLADAQQEIQKSREQILKEAEEKRQQILADAQAAGNAERKRAQQEIEAAKSQAITDLTQKSVNLAIDLAGKITRQQLTPEDHQNLINDTLANLPSRN; from the coding sequence ATGCGCTCCCCCATCTCCAAACTGTTGCTCGTCGCCGTGTTGGCGGTCGTCAGCGCGTCGTACTGCGTCGCGCAAGAGGATAAGGAAAAAGAGCCTACTCCCATGGAAAACCCGATTGAGAAGGTCGAAGAGACCATCAACAAGGGGATCGAGAACATGGAAGAGGCCGGAGAGAAGGCGGAGCATGACGCCCATGCAGCGGCCGAACACCATGCGGATCATGGGGAGAATCCCAATGATCTGTCGCATAACGACGCCGCGCCCGGCATTCGCAACCCGGAAGAACTGACGCTCGATCTGGCGACGTTCAACTTCTTCATTTTCCTCGGGTTGGCCGCCTTGCTGACGATCTTCGCTTGGAAGCCGATCGTCGCCGCCCTCGACAGCCGCGAAGCGGCGATGGACGGCAAGTTGGCCGAGGCGCAGAAGATGTTCGCCGCCGCGGAAACGAAGCTGGCCGAGTACAACCAAAAGTTGGCCGACGCTCAGCAGGAAATCCAAAAGTCGCGCGAACAGATTTTGAAAGAAGCGGAAGAAAAGCGGCAGCAAATCCTGGCTGACGCCCAAGCGGCCGGCAACGCCGAACGCAAGCGGGCCCAGCAAGAGATCGAAGCCGCCAAATCCCAGGCCATCACCGACCTGACGCAGAAGAGCGTCAACCTGGCGATCGACCTGGCCGGCAAGATCACCCGGCAGCAACTGACGCCGGAAGATCACCAGAACTTGATTAACGACACGCTCGCGAACCTGCCGAGCCGCAACTAA
- a CDS encoding FHA domain-containing protein yields MTAKHELHAAESLQGAHRRPTRLSAELLIRRGRAEKPSRPINAPLFLIGSDADCDLVLGDPQFPGSYAYIFHRGSQLTFRWLGEGPELTVNGEAFSDGKLVNGDRIRCGPYEFQLAVTSGGGAKDKKRSLQQIIGHAQATEETAREAVENLISQVKRNLFGDHDVEEAIPSNWRRATA; encoded by the coding sequence ATGACTGCCAAACACGAACTGCATGCCGCCGAGTCGCTGCAAGGCGCCCATCGTCGCCCCACGCGTCTTTCGGCCGAGCTTTTGATTCGTCGCGGCCGCGCAGAAAAGCCGAGCCGCCCCATCAACGCACCGCTCTTCCTGATTGGATCGGACGCCGATTGCGACCTGGTGCTGGGCGATCCCCAGTTTCCTGGATCGTACGCCTACATCTTCCACCGCGGTTCGCAATTGACGTTCCGTTGGCTGGGGGAAGGCCCGGAACTGACCGTCAACGGCGAAGCGTTTTCGGACGGCAAGTTGGTCAACGGCGACCGCATTCGCTGCGGCCCTTATGAATTCCAACTCGCCGTCACCAGCGGCGGCGGCGCGAAAGACAAAAAACGTTCGCTGCAGCAAATCATCGGCCACGCGCAAGCGACCGAAGAGACCGCTCGCGAAGCGGTCGAAAACCTGATTAGCCAAGTGAAGCGGAACCTTTTTGGCGATCATGACGTAGAAGAAGCAATTCCGTCCAACTGGAGACGCGCTACCGCATGA
- the atpD gene encoding F0F1 ATP synthase subunit beta, whose amino-acid sequence MATAIEPGQNVGRVTQVIGSTFDAEFPESSLPAIYNAVKISSEHKGVSLNLTGEVQQHLGGGRVRCVALGSTEGMMRGQHCVDLGKPVSVPVGKATLGRVFNVLGDTIDGRGPIQADDYLPIHRSAPPVSELSTNTEVFETGIKVIDLLTPFVRGGKAGLFGGAGLGKTVILTELIARIASAHGGYSVFAGVGERTREGTDLWLEMQETEIGQTGRKVIEQTCMVFGQMNEPPGARLRVALSALTMAEYFRDATGADTLLFIDNIFRFSQAGSEVSALLGRMPSAVGYQPTLATEMGGLQERIASTKSGAITSVQAVYVPADDPTDPAPATAFGQLDAFIYLERSISEKGIYPAVDPLASSSRILDPQYVGARHYAIARRVQTTLQRYRELQDIIAILGVDELSEADKLIVHRARRIERFLSQPFLVAEVFTGKAGEITPLADTIRSFEEICDGKWDHLPEAAFMYVGPIEQAEEQAKEMAKKGKK is encoded by the coding sequence ATGGCGACTGCAATCGAACCGGGTCAAAATGTCGGCCGCGTTACCCAGGTGATCGGCTCTACGTTCGACGCTGAATTCCCCGAATCGAGCCTGCCGGCGATTTACAACGCCGTGAAGATCTCCAGCGAGCACAAAGGGGTCAGCTTGAACCTGACCGGCGAAGTGCAACAGCACCTCGGCGGCGGTCGCGTTCGTTGCGTCGCCCTCGGCAGCACCGAAGGGATGATGCGAGGTCAGCACTGCGTCGACCTCGGCAAGCCGGTTTCGGTTCCGGTCGGTAAAGCGACCCTCGGCCGCGTCTTCAACGTTCTCGGCGACACGATCGACGGCCGCGGCCCGATCCAAGCCGACGACTACCTGCCGATTCACCGCAGCGCCCCGCCGGTCTCCGAACTTTCGACCAACACCGAAGTGTTCGAAACCGGTATTAAGGTGATCGACCTGCTGACCCCGTTCGTCCGCGGCGGTAAAGCCGGTCTGTTCGGCGGCGCCGGTCTCGGTAAGACCGTTATTCTGACCGAGCTCATCGCTCGTATCGCGTCGGCTCACGGCGGTTACTCGGTGTTCGCGGGCGTCGGCGAACGTACCCGTGAAGGGACCGACCTCTGGCTCGAAATGCAAGAGACCGAAATCGGTCAGACCGGTCGTAAGGTTATCGAACAAACCTGCATGGTGTTCGGCCAGATGAACGAGCCGCCGGGCGCTCGTCTCCGCGTCGCGCTGTCGGCCCTGACGATGGCCGAATACTTCCGCGACGCGACCGGCGCCGATACCCTGCTCTTCATCGACAATATCTTCCGCTTCTCGCAAGCGGGTTCCGAAGTGTCGGCCCTTCTGGGTCGTATGCCTTCGGCGGTGGGTTACCAGCCGACGCTGGCGACCGAAATGGGCGGTCTGCAAGAACGTATCGCGTCGACCAAGTCGGGCGCTATTACCTCGGTGCAAGCCGTTTACGTTCCGGCGGACGACCCGACTGACCCGGCTCCGGCCACGGCGTTCGGTCAGCTCGACGCGTTCATTTACCTCGAACGTTCGATTTCGGAAAAGGGTATTTACCCGGCGGTCGATCCGCTCGCTTCGTCCAGCCGTATTCTCGACCCGCAGTACGTCGGGGCTCGCCACTATGCGATCGCTCGCCGCGTTCAAACCACGCTGCAGCGTTACCGCGAACTGCAAGACATCATCGCGATTCTCGGCGTCGACGAATTGAGCGAAGCGGACAAGTTGATCGTCCACCGCGCTCGCCGCATCGAACGCTTCCTGTCGCAGCCGTTCCTCGTGGCGGAAGTCTTCACCGGCAAGGCGGGCGAAATCACCCCGCTGGCCGATACGATCCGCAGCTTTGAAGAAATCTGCGACGGCAAGTGGGACCACCTGCCGGAAGCGGCCTTCATGTACGTCGGTCCGATCGAGCAAGCCGAAGAACAGGCCAAAGAAATGGCCAAGAAGGGAAAGAAGTAA
- the atpE gene encoding ATP synthase F0 subunit C → MSKIAKLCLYSFAAILFCAVPAMAQDGTAAAGGSLIDMTKYMGVGLTVIGAAYGIGKLASSALEGMARQPEVAGNIQTAMIIAAALIEGFTFFALFICWG, encoded by the coding sequence GTGTCCAAAATTGCTAAGCTTTGCTTGTACAGCTTCGCTGCCATCCTGTTCTGCGCCGTTCCGGCCATGGCCCAAGACGGCACTGCCGCTGCCGGCGGTAGCCTGATCGACATGACGAAGTACATGGGCGTTGGCCTGACCGTGATCGGCGCCGCTTATGGTATCGGCAAGCTGGCCAGCAGCGCCCTGGAAGGTATGGCCCGTCAGCCGGAAGTCGCCGGTAACATCCAAACCGCGATGATTATCGCCGCCGCGCTTATCGAAGGTTTCACCTTCTTCGCGCTCTTCATTTGCTGGGGCTAA
- a CDS encoding YfhO family protein produces the protein MSNRARRFRHAVLPLIPLTALLVLFFAPAVANNQSFLFRDAAHFYYPLFAHIQSVWGEGRIPLWNPYDGVGMPLLAEPSSSVFYPGKLIFALPISFPAAFRWYVILHFALAYLTSYNAARRLNVSHAGSILAAISYSFGGYVVATHANVIFLVGAAWAPLALLAVVRLAGEQPKKTAAPLFALSLAMMILGGDPQAAFHLTLVAGGYFLCTHWRLLRTPLLFAKRSIPLAAAILLAAGLSAVQVLPTVEWAARSRRALVDQPRTVYSYARHALAGDDVTAEVLLGKVEQGTQERESYQFSFGPWRWPELVWANFSGKMYPENHRWANAIPAEGRVWAPSLYVGGTSLALALIGAWGWRSQPLGKLLIALVAIGVLGSLGWYGLGWLLIELGHDLQLWSKESLGVGEPFGGLYWLLNTLVPGYASFRYPAKLWLLAALAGSLLTGFGFDAERERAFRGLTLLMLGLAAVSCVALIGVTLQQSKIVAAAAQVPADLLLGPINGKAGVVDMQLSMLQAIIVAVCVVVILFLAKKRPPIVASLLVAVVMVDLYAGLSWTIATAPDAMWESCLYSDDYQMANRWYRHLSATDYPPEFAAKSSPDRQIDGLRFDRMTLFPRYHLLEKVGSIVPSNSLAPADYTLLVEAMQKDLQPNDMAERLSAAGVIRFDRTTPDGQVLLDGPLTKTIPMAWIADGHRQFPIDDPRSRNSWREAAEAFVHQHGRLAMLHGEEASPLLNGPAQENIIDQVDYDRVQDDVIEIAVSLSQPSYVIVQEYYDAGWRAEIELEDGEKITSPTERANVVFQAIALPAGRHHVTLRYVPASFYRGAAISLVCVLGLLVWTVFAFRP, from the coding sequence ATGTCCAATCGAGCTCGCCGCTTCCGTCACGCCGTCTTGCCGCTGATCCCGCTGACGGCGCTGCTCGTATTGTTCTTCGCTCCGGCCGTCGCCAACAATCAAAGCTTCCTCTTTCGCGACGCCGCTCACTTCTACTATCCTCTCTTCGCCCATATCCAATCGGTCTGGGGCGAAGGTCGCATTCCCCTGTGGAATCCGTACGACGGCGTGGGAATGCCGCTGTTGGCCGAGCCGTCGTCGAGCGTCTTCTATCCGGGCAAACTGATTTTCGCCCTGCCGATCTCGTTTCCCGCCGCTTTTCGCTGGTACGTCATCCTTCACTTTGCGCTGGCTTACCTCACTTCGTACAACGCGGCGCGGCGTCTGAACGTTTCCCACGCGGGCTCGATCCTCGCCGCGATCAGCTACAGCTTCGGCGGCTATGTCGTCGCGACGCATGCCAATGTGATCTTTCTGGTTGGCGCCGCTTGGGCGCCGCTCGCCTTGCTCGCGGTAGTGCGACTTGCTGGTGAGCAGCCGAAAAAGACCGCCGCGCCGCTGTTCGCACTAAGCCTGGCGATGATGATCCTGGGAGGAGATCCCCAAGCCGCATTTCATCTGACGCTCGTCGCCGGCGGCTATTTTCTATGCACGCATTGGCGACTCCTCCGCACTCCCCTCCTCTTCGCCAAGCGGAGCATCCCGCTTGCCGCGGCCATCTTGCTCGCCGCTGGACTATCCGCGGTGCAGGTCTTACCGACCGTCGAGTGGGCCGCTCGCAGTCGTCGCGCACTCGTCGATCAGCCCCGTACCGTTTATAGCTATGCCCGACATGCACTTGCCGGCGATGACGTCACCGCCGAGGTCCTACTCGGCAAGGTCGAACAAGGCACGCAAGAGCGTGAGTCGTATCAGTTCAGCTTCGGGCCGTGGCGTTGGCCCGAACTTGTCTGGGCCAATTTCAGCGGCAAGATGTATCCCGAGAATCATCGCTGGGCCAATGCGATTCCGGCCGAAGGGCGCGTCTGGGCGCCGTCGCTCTACGTCGGCGGAACGTCACTGGCGCTCGCGTTGATCGGTGCTTGGGGTTGGCGAAGTCAGCCGCTCGGCAAGTTGCTAATCGCGCTCGTAGCAATCGGCGTGCTCGGTTCGCTCGGCTGGTACGGGCTCGGCTGGCTGCTGATCGAACTTGGGCACGACTTGCAACTTTGGAGCAAAGAGAGCCTGGGAGTCGGCGAGCCATTCGGCGGGCTCTATTGGCTGTTGAATACGCTGGTTCCTGGCTACGCGTCGTTCCGCTATCCCGCGAAGTTGTGGCTACTCGCAGCGCTCGCCGGCAGTTTGCTGACAGGCTTTGGTTTTGACGCCGAACGAGAACGTGCGTTTCGTGGGCTCACTTTATTGATGTTGGGGCTGGCGGCAGTTTCCTGCGTTGCGTTAATCGGCGTGACGCTGCAGCAAAGCAAGATCGTCGCCGCGGCCGCCCAAGTTCCCGCCGATTTACTCCTCGGGCCGATTAATGGAAAAGCTGGGGTCGTCGATATGCAGCTGAGCATGCTGCAAGCGATCATCGTCGCCGTTTGCGTCGTCGTCATCCTCTTCCTGGCGAAGAAGAGACCGCCGATCGTCGCGTCGCTGCTCGTTGCCGTGGTCATGGTCGATCTTTATGCAGGTCTTTCCTGGACCATAGCGACCGCGCCAGATGCGATGTGGGAGTCATGTCTCTACTCCGACGACTATCAAATGGCCAACCGTTGGTATCGCCATCTATCAGCCACCGACTATCCGCCGGAGTTCGCCGCGAAGAGTTCGCCCGATCGGCAGATCGACGGCTTGCGATTCGACCGCATGACCCTTTTCCCGCGGTATCACCTGCTGGAAAAGGTCGGCTCGATCGTCCCTTCCAACTCGCTCGCGCCAGCCGACTACACGCTGCTGGTGGAAGCGATGCAGAAAGATTTGCAGCCGAACGACATGGCCGAACGACTGTCCGCCGCCGGCGTGATCCGCTTTGATCGCACGACGCCGGACGGTCAGGTTCTGCTCGACGGTCCTCTTACCAAGACAATTCCAATGGCCTGGATCGCCGACGGCCATCGGCAGTTTCCCATCGACGATCCACGCTCACGCAACAGTTGGCGAGAAGCGGCCGAAGCGTTCGTGCATCAACACGGGCGTTTGGCGATGTTGCATGGGGAAGAAGCGTCTCCACTCCTTAATGGCCCGGCGCAGGAAAACATCATCGACCAGGTCGATTACGATCGCGTGCAAGATGACGTGATCGAGATTGCCGTCTCCCTCTCGCAACCGTCGTATGTGATTGTGCAGGAATACTACGACGCCGGTTGGCGGGCGGAAATTGAACTGGAAGATGGAGAGAAGATCACTTCGCCGACGGAGAGAGCCAACGTCGTCTTCCAAGCGATCGCGCTGCCGGCGGGACGACATCATGTGACGCTGCGATACGTGCCGGCGTCGTTTTATCGGGGTGCGGCGATTTCGCTCGTTTGCGTTTTGGGGCTGCTTGTCTGGACGGTCTTTGCATTCCGACCGTAG
- the atpG gene encoding ATP synthase F1 subunit gamma, with translation MANPRALDKRRKSVRNIRKITRTMELIATARYKQAMDRAAAATAYTDRITQIVKDLTASSLDFTHPLLEQHESKSNATLLVLTSNRGLCGGYNGGLCRATFPHVTDLKGEYGNLRLEIAGKKGIALFRSQRRLEADETFTHFEDKPRYEEVELIANRYLKEYVSGKLDRLDVSYTKFVSSSKQIPVIETLLPLGSLEGSGEEESTGESMYEFFPSAESILEEVVPTSFKVKLFKCFLDAAVSEQIARMVAMKSATENASDLIKQLSREYNRARQGRITNEIMEIIGGVEALNN, from the coding sequence ATGGCTAACCCACGAGCACTCGATAAACGCCGAAAATCGGTCCGCAACATTCGCAAGATTACGCGGACGATGGAATTGATCGCCACTGCGCGATACAAGCAGGCGATGGATCGTGCCGCCGCGGCGACCGCCTATACCGATCGCATCACGCAGATCGTGAAAGACCTGACCGCTTCGAGCTTGGACTTCACGCATCCGCTGCTCGAACAGCACGAAAGCAAGTCGAACGCAACGCTGCTGGTTCTCACCTCCAATCGCGGTCTCTGCGGCGGTTACAACGGCGGTCTCTGCCGTGCGACCTTCCCGCACGTCACCGATCTGAAAGGTGAGTACGGCAACCTGCGTCTCGAAATCGCCGGCAAGAAGGGGATCGCTCTTTTCCGTTCGCAGCGTCGTCTGGAAGCGGATGAGACCTTCACCCATTTTGAAGACAAGCCGCGTTACGAAGAAGTCGAGCTGATCGCCAACCGATACTTGAAAGAGTACGTTTCCGGCAAGCTCGACCGTCTCGACGTCTCCTACACGAAGTTCGTCTCCAGCAGCAAGCAGATCCCCGTGATCGAAACGCTGCTGCCGCTTGGCTCGCTGGAAGGTTCCGGCGAAGAAGAGTCTACCGGCGAATCGATGTACGAATTCTTCCCGTCCGCCGAAAGCATTCTGGAAGAAGTCGTGCCGACCAGCTTCAAAGTGAAGTTGTTCAAGTGCTTCCTCGACGCCGCGGTCAGCGAACAAATCGCACGTATGGTGGCGATGAAGTCGGCGACCGAAAACGCGTCGGACTTGATCAAGCAACTCTCGCGAGAATACAACCGCGCCCGTCAGGGACGGATTACCAACGAAATCATGGAAATCATCGGCGGCGTCGAAGCGCTCAACAACTAA
- a CDS encoding serine O-acetyltransferase, with product MASDAKLKEDLPSLTDRIVATYKQFGGINYLGHCPLPNYDIVVSTLEDLKEIIYPGYRRREGLHMGNITYHVGDLIDGLHDKLTTQIARALQHDERLKRERGECEPADAIDYEAKGQAMAIELLNRLPKLRDQLATDVQAAYDGDPACRSLDEVIFCYPGLEAITVYRIAHELYVLGVPFIPRMMTEWAHKQTGIDIHPGATIGNYFFIDHGTGVVIGQTCEIGEHVKLYQGVTLGALSFDTDSDGNLVRGMKRHPTIEDHVVIYANATVLGGRTVVGHNSVIASSVWLTRSVEPHTTVLLEKPRLRLRSEAPAEELTEEVNFQI from the coding sequence ATGGCCTCTGACGCAAAACTCAAAGAAGATCTTCCTTCGCTGACTGACCGGATTGTCGCCACCTACAAGCAGTTTGGTGGAATCAACTATCTCGGTCATTGCCCGCTGCCGAATTACGACATCGTCGTTTCGACACTCGAAGATCTGAAAGAAATCATCTACCCAGGCTATCGCCGCCGCGAAGGCCTGCACATGGGCAACATCACGTACCATGTCGGCGACCTTATCGATGGACTGCATGACAAGCTGACGACGCAAATCGCGCGAGCGTTGCAGCATGACGAACGCCTGAAGCGCGAACGGGGCGAATGCGAACCGGCCGACGCGATCGACTACGAAGCGAAAGGTCAGGCGATGGCGATTGAGCTGCTCAATCGTCTGCCGAAGCTGCGCGATCAACTGGCGACCGACGTCCAAGCCGCCTACGACGGCGACCCGGCCTGCCGCAGCTTGGACGAAGTGATCTTCTGCTATCCCGGTCTGGAAGCGATTACCGTTTATCGAATCGCGCACGAACTGTACGTCCTCGGCGTGCCGTTCATCCCCCGCATGATGACCGAGTGGGCGCACAAGCAAACCGGCATCGACATTCACCCCGGCGCCACGATCGGCAACTACTTCTTCATCGACCACGGCACCGGCGTCGTGATCGGCCAGACGTGCGAGATCGGCGAGCACGTCAAACTGTACCAAGGCGTGACCCTCGGCGCGTTGTCGTTCGACACCGACTCCGACGGCAACCTGGTCCGCGGCATGAAGCGTCATCCAACGATCGAAGATCACGTCGTCATCTACGCCAATGCGACTGTCTTGGGCGGCCGCACCGTGGTTGGTCACAACTCGGTGATCGCGTCGAGCGTTTGGCTTACCCGCAGCGTCGAACCGCACACGACGGTCCTGCTAGAAAAGCCGCGCCTTCGCCTCCGCAGCGAAGCCCCGGCCGAAGAACTGACGGAAGAAGTGAACTTCCAGATCTAG
- the atpC gene encoding ATP synthase F1 subunit epsilon — MAQLKCIVVTPEETALETTADFVALPLFDGEIGIAPSHSPMIGRLGFGEMRIKSGGTTTTYYIDGGFVQVANNEVNVLTSKAMPADELSREAAEKQLTEAMKQPATTDELTAIRDRMVEQARAQIRMSKN; from the coding sequence ATGGCGCAGCTCAAATGCATCGTCGTCACGCCCGAAGAAACGGCCCTCGAAACGACGGCCGACTTCGTCGCGTTGCCGCTGTTCGACGGCGAAATCGGGATTGCGCCTTCGCATAGCCCGATGATCGGCCGTCTCGGCTTTGGCGAAATGCGGATCAAGAGCGGCGGTACGACCACCACGTACTACATCGACGGCGGATTCGTCCAGGTCGCCAATAACGAGGTCAACGTGTTGACCAGCAAGGCGATGCCGGCCGACGAACTCTCCCGCGAAGCTGCTGAGAAGCAACTTACGGAAGCGATGAAGCAACCGGCGACCACCGATGAGCTGACGGCGATTCGTGATCGCATGGTCGAACAGGCCCGCGCCCAGATTCGCATGTCGAAAAACTAG
- the atpA gene encoding F0F1 ATP synthase subunit alpha encodes MKFNADEIASIIQQEIQQYESHIDIREVGTVLEVGDGIARVYGLSGIMAGEMVEFPGGINGLAFNLEENSVGVIILGDYLSIKEGDEVKALGKLLSVPAGEAVLGRVVDPLGNPLDGMGPIQASESRPVEFLAPGVSERKPVHEPMQTGIKAIDAMTPIGRGQRELVIGDRKTGKTAIAIDAILNQKTTGVKCFYVAVGQKDSSVAAVVEVLRQHGAMEYTTVIVAGASAPAPLQYVAPYSGTAMAEYFMFNGQHALIVYDDLSKQASAYRELSLLMRRPPGREAYPGDVFYCHSRLLERSSKLSDALGAGSLTSLPIIETLEGEVSAYIPTNVISITDGQIYLQPDLFFAGQRPAMNAGISVSRVGGNAQIKAMKKVAGGLRLDLASFRELEAFAQLGTELDPATQARLDRGYRMVELLKQGQYAPMNVIDQVFSIYAGTRGHLDEIPRVDVLRWEREYLDFIHAKYSELWNQLADAKDLTPEITEGIEKSIAAFQATFVPTKQEEI; translated from the coding sequence ATGAAATTTAATGCGGACGAGATCGCCTCGATCATCCAGCAAGAGATCCAACAGTACGAATCGCATATCGACATTCGCGAAGTCGGTACGGTGTTGGAAGTCGGCGACGGTATCGCACGGGTTTACGGCCTCTCGGGCATCATGGCCGGCGAAATGGTCGAATTCCCCGGCGGCATCAACGGCCTGGCGTTTAACCTGGAAGAAAACAGCGTCGGCGTGATCATCCTCGGCGACTACCTCTCGATTAAAGAGGGAGACGAGGTCAAGGCGCTCGGCAAGCTGTTGTCCGTCCCGGCCGGCGAAGCGGTTCTCGGCCGCGTCGTCGATCCGCTCGGCAACCCGCTCGACGGCATGGGCCCGATCCAAGCTTCCGAAAGCCGCCCGGTTGAGTTCCTCGCTCCCGGCGTGTCGGAACGTAAGCCGGTGCACGAACCGATGCAGACCGGCATCAAAGCGATCGACGCGATGACGCCGATCGGCCGCGGTCAACGCGAACTGGTGATCGGCGACCGTAAGACCGGTAAGACCGCCATCGCCATTGACGCGATCCTGAATCAAAAGACGACCGGCGTGAAGTGCTTCTACGTCGCGGTCGGCCAGAAAGACTCGTCGGTCGCTGCGGTCGTCGAAGTTCTGCGTCAGCATGGCGCCATGGAATACACCACGGTCATCGTCGCCGGCGCCAGCGCCCCTGCCCCGCTGCAGTACGTCGCGCCCTACTCCGGCACCGCGATGGCTGAGTACTTCATGTTCAACGGCCAGCACGCGTTGATCGTCTATGACGACTTGTCGAAGCAAGCCTCCGCTTACCGCGAACTGTCGCTGCTGATGCGACGTCCGCCGGGCCGCGAAGCTTACCCGGGCGACGTGTTCTACTGCCACAGCCGCTTGCTGGAACGTTCGTCGAAGCTGAGCGACGCCCTCGGCGCCGGTTCGCTTACCTCGCTGCCGATCATCGAAACGCTCGAAGGCGAAGTTTCGGCCTACATTCCGACCAACGTGATTTCGATTACCGACGGCCAGATCTATCTGCAACCTGACTTGTTCTTCGCCGGTCAGCGTCCGGCCATGAACGCCGGTATTTCGGTGTCGCGCGTCGGCGGTAACGCTCAGATCAAAGCGATGAAGAAGGTCGCCGGCGGTTTGCGTCTCGACTTGGCTTCGTTCCGCGAACTGGAAGCGTTCGCTCAACTCGGTACCGAACTCGACCCCGCGACCCAGGCTCGTCTCGACCGCGGTTACCGCATGGTCGAACTGCTGAAGCAGGGACAGTACGCTCCGATGAACGTGATCGACCAGGTCTTCAGCATTTACGCTGGTACCCGCGGTCACTTGGACGAAATTCCGCGCGTCGACGTGCTTCGCTGGGAACGCGAATACCTGGACTTCATCCACGCGAAGTATAGCGAACTGTGGAACCAACTCGCGGACGCGAAGGACCTGACTCCGGAAATCACGGAAGGGATTGAGAAATCGATCGCCGCCTTCCAAGCGACCTTCGTACCGACCAAGCAGGAAGAAATTTAA
- the atpH gene encoding ATP synthase F1 subunit delta — protein MAETSQHPRFDLGSERVGTIYAKALYGAAEAAGVLDQVVAELASLVHDVLEHPKLANAVISPRISHDERLVILDKAFAGRMNPTLLTFLKVLSNHNRLYCIREIQRAFHQLVGEKRGRIDVKVTSAHPLSEQSLAAVSGRLRETLGKDVEVLTSVNPALIGGLIIRVGDTVIDGSVANQLEIIRRQTLTAAEQQAKDALERFTA, from the coding sequence ATGGCCGAGACCAGCCAACATCCACGATTCGACCTGGGCAGCGAACGGGTCGGTACGATCTACGCGAAAGCGCTGTACGGCGCCGCAGAGGCGGCCGGCGTGCTTGACCAGGTCGTCGCTGAACTCGCTTCGCTCGTGCACGACGTGCTCGAGCATCCCAAGTTGGCCAATGCGGTCATTTCGCCGCGGATTTCGCACGACGAGCGATTGGTGATCCTCGACAAAGCGTTCGCGGGGCGGATGAACCCGACGCTGCTCACCTTCCTAAAGGTGCTGTCGAATCACAATCGGCTCTACTGCATTCGCGAGATCCAACGCGCCTTCCATCAGCTGGTGGGCGAGAAGCGGGGACGCATCGACGTGAAAGTGACGTCGGCGCATCCGCTGAGCGAACAATCGCTGGCCGCGGTCAGCGGTCGTTTGCGAGAAACGTTGGGCAAAGACGTCGAGGTCTTGACCTCGGTCAATCCGGCGCTGATCGGCGGACTGATCATTCGCGTCGGCGACACGGTCATCGACGGCAGCGTGGCCAATCAACTGGAAATCATTCGTCGTCAGACGCTGACAGCTGCAGAGCAGCAGGCGAAAGACGCGTTGGAGCGGTTTACGGCTTAG